TTCGAAGGCAATGAAGCCGGTGAACTGGCCGCCATCCACACCGTGGAAGTCGAATGGGTCGATAACGGAAACGGTGGGAAAATGCCGAAGGCTGTCGAGGGAACGGAAAAGCGCACCGAAGCAGACCTTGTGCTGCTTGCCATGGGTTTTCTCGGTCCGGAAGATCCGGTGGCTGAACAGCTCGGCGTTGAGCGCGATGCCCGTTCCAACTATAAAGCCGAACACGAAGTCTATACCACCAACGTAGACGGCGTATTCGCCGCCGGCGACTCCCGTCGCGGTCAGTCACTCGTCGTCTGGGCCATCAACGAAGGCCGCGGCTGTGCACGTGAGGTCGATAAATACCTCATGGGTGACACCGTCCTTCCGTAATCAGTTCTCCGCTAATTCGACAAACCCGTTTCTGTTTCAGGAGCGGGTTTTTTCGTAAAAAAGGCCAAGAGGAGCATTAGATATCAGGGATCGTGGGTATGGAGTTCTTCTTCGGCGAAGATTTTGTTTTTTATGATGCCCATTTCTTCACAGAGCAGCTCGCCGATGGCGTTTTCTTTTGAAATCCGGCGAGTGAAATCTTCGGTTTTTTCGTAAATAGTCTTAGGGTGATCGGCACCGGGGGCGATTCGGCGGACTTCGAACCGGTATTCATTTTCCGCGCCGTCGGCTTGCGTGACGAACAGGTGATGATCATTTCCCAGATGAATGAATTTATCTTCAGCAATAATGTGACCTCGCATAATAAACCTCCATTGAATGGGCTGAGCATAATGGTCTTTTCAAAGATTGGAAAGCGGGTTTTACTGCCTTTGGAAAAGCGGTATATTTGCCGGCATGCATAAAAATAAAACCCATATTGCGGTAAAAAACGGAACGCACCATGCGGCGGAAAAAATTGTGGCGGAGCTGTTAATGCGGGAGTTTGCACAGGATGATTCTGTGCTGGTGGCCATTGGGGGTCCGGGAGGTACGGGGAAGTCAACCTTTGCACGGGTATTGGCAGACGGGCTTCCAGATGCGGTTATACTGCGGCTGGATGACTATAAAACATCGCGGGTGCTGCGGGCGGAAAAGCAGGTTTTCGGCCCGCACCCGGAAGCGAATAAGCTGGATTTAATGCAGGAGCATTTTGCTGAGATTAAAGCCGGCCGGACGTTTCAGAAACCGGTATATGATTCGCCTACAGGAGAAGCCCGGCAGACTGAGGCCTTCGTTCCGCGGCAGTTTAATCTACTGGATGGTGAGGTTTCGACCTATCCTGCATTTCGCGAGCAGGTTGACTTTTCAATTTTTATTGATTCCGATTGGAAGACGCAGCTGGCCACGCGGATTGACCGCGATATTGAAACGCGGGGGTATGATCGGGAGAAAGCAATTGCCACATTTCTGCAGAGTAATCTGCGCGAATTTTCCGAATATGGTGCGGAAAGTAAAAAATGGGCAGACCTGCATCTTTATTGTGACGAGGACTATCATCTGGAAATTGAGTCCGTGTCCGATACGGTTTTCTTACAGCATCATGATCTTTTTGATTCTGATTATGCAGAAGTGGGACTGAAGGGGCTGGTGGTGCCGGTGCTGACGCCGTTTTCCGAGAATTGGAAAATCGATGAACGTGCATTTATCCGGCACCTTGAATTTTTAGCGCAGCATGGGGTGCACCGGATTATGGTGAATGGTACGACGGCGGAATTTTTCTCGCTGCTGCCGGAGGAGCGGAAACAGCTGCTGAAACTGGCGCGGCGGTATTTTCCGGGAATGATTATCCAGCATGCGGGAGGAACCGGGCTGGAGCAGAATAAAACCGAAGTCCGCTGGGCGAACGATTTCGGGGCGGATGCGGTAGCGGTTCTGCCGCCGATCTATCCGTCGGGATTGCCGGAAGCCGGTATCATTCAGTATTTCCAGGCATTGGAAGCTGAGGCGGATGTTCCGTTTCTGCTTTATAATTTCCCGAAACATACGGGGAACGGAATTACCCCGAAAATACTCCGTGAAGTGCCGCACTACGGGCTGAAGGATTCTGCGCGGAATTTTGAACTGATGGAACACACGCCGAACTATTTTGTGGGATCGAGTACGACTGTTTTCGAGCCGGTGCAGCAGGGTGCTGCAGGTTTTGTTTCGGCCACGGCCAACGTGCGGCCCGAACTCTATGCCGCCTTTGAAATGCTGCTGGTCGATGCAAAAGTAGAGGAAGCTGCGGTGATGCAGCAGGAGGTCAAGGCCTACTCGGCGCGCTTCAGTGCCGGTGGTATTCCAATGCTTAAGGAGAGCCTGGCGCGTAAACTGGACGGCTATCCGACGCGCGTACGCGCGCCGCTGATTTAGTGCCACCGCTCTAGAAGCTGTACCGAAGACTCAGGCCGAGATTGCTGTTGTCCTGCAACTGGCCGAAAAAGGTATAGTCGTGCTCGCCGAGAAATACGTTTGCGTAGGCCGAGGCCTGCCAGTGGTCGGAAATTGTATAGGTCGCATTCGGACGGATGTAAGTGTCTTGATCGGATGGCGAATAGAAGGTAAAGAGGCTGAGCATTAGGTTCTGGTTCATGGCCATTTTGGTCAGGCGAAGGGTCAGCACATGGCGGAATTCATCGCGCGTGCCGGAATAGCCGCCATAATCCTGCATCCACTCAACATAGTACTGAAAGCCGGCGGTCAGTTCGTTGCCGATTTCCCGCTCGTAGCCGGAGAGGAAGCGGACTTCATCGTTGGGAACATTTTTAAAGGCACTGGAATTTTCGCGGGAGTCGTAATAGCCGATCTCCACGTTCATGAGTGTGTTGCCGACAGCACCTCTGGCGCTGGCGCCGTAGACGTTCAGTCGCGGAAAATAATAGTCGTTTGCGCTGAGGTCATAGCCGACGGGGCTTTTCCAGAATCCGTGATAGGCATAAAGCGAACCCTCCCAGCTCAGTACCGGGCGGTAAAAACGTGCTGAAAATTCGTGGTCCTTAAACCATTCATTACGTTTCTCTGCGGTAAATTCATCGCCGGTGATATCCATGCCGTTCCAGTAGGAGAGGCGGGAGCCGTCGACATAGCGGTCGGGATCAAATTTCGGCATATAGGCAAAGTCGAAACTTCCAATGGCTGGAAACCAGCTGACAAAGAGGGCATCCGACGGGGCTTTCAGATAGTCCTCATCGCGCCCGAGCAGGAAGGAATTCCAGTCCTTGGGAAACAGGTCGTTGATGAAGAGCAGGTCGCCGGTGCCCCAGGTCAGAATCTGCCGGCCGATTTTGACGTCGGCGGAAGGGATCGGCGTAAACAGGAGATTGAGTTCCCGCAGGTCCATAAAGCCGGTGCCCCGGTCCAGGTCGATTTTGTGGAGGTCATCCTGCAGTCCGTCGTAGAGGAAATCGGTGCGGATCTGGAGTTCCGCCGCATCGAAATAGGTCAGCGCATCGAGCTGCAGCCGCGTTTCGCCGAGGCTCATCTGGTTCTGCGCCGGATCATCCTGCGTCCGGGCCCCGGCACGCGTCTCGGCAAAACCGTGCAGTTCGGTATCGAGCGCGAAGCTTGAAACCTGGACGGTGAAAGTTGAAATGAGAAAGAGAAGGATCTTTTTAATTTTCATGCTGCTTCCAATGTAGACGAAGCTTCCCGCTTCGTTGGGTGTGCCTGGCTTTGCGTGCATGACGAAGCTGGAAGCTTCGTCTACGACGTTAGCGCGTTACTTCCCTCGGCGGTCTTCTCAGGAAGCGTTCGGTGAAGATGTTTTCCTTCAGGCCGATGTCATAGTTGATGTCGGAGAAGGTGTTGACCGTTTTGCCGCCCGTATTCAGATCGGAGACGACGGATTCGATGACGGTCGGATAGCCCTGGATCGTTTCCACTTTCGTGGCCTCGACGGTGCGGTAGAGCTTGCCGGTTTTATCGTAATATTCCGCGTGCCGCGGCAGGAAAGTATCCTTGTCGATCTTCATGGTGTAGTAGGAAAACTCCACGCTGTCCGGATCCTTCGGCACGTTCTTGATGATATACTGCGTATCAGTGGTTTCGATCAGTTCATGGGTATCTTCGCTCAGGTTGCGGCCGGAAACATCTTCATAGACAAAGTCGGAGCCGACAAACGACGTGCGTTTATCGCCCGGCGCAATTTCGCGTTTCAGATTGAGGGCGGGGAGCCACATCCAACGCGAATCATTTTTACCTTCGCCGGTTTCCTTCCAGACGAGGAAGACCTGCTTATAGAGATCGGCCGGTTGTTTGAAGTAGACATAAAACTTCTGGTTGCCGTCCTTCACATTCATGCGCAGCAGGGTGAATTCGCGGGTGCGGGTGGAGCCGGACTTGTCGATGATCTTCATCTCAACATCGGCCTTGCCGTCGTTCCCGGCATAGTAGGACGCTTCGTTGGCTTTGTTGACGATATCGTTCACGCTCATTTCAGCATAGGCACCGAGGGCCAGTGTAACTGCGGTAATTGCTGTAATTAACTTTTTCATTTTTATTCTCCGATTTACGAACCACTGATTTCTACTCATCGACACTTATCAGATTCACTATTCGTGAAGATCAGTACGAATCAGTGGTTTCCTTATTCTTAAATAACCATTTCTGCAGGCCGGAGATTAAAGCGGCCAGAATAAAGAGGGTGGCGAGCCAGGAAACGGCCATGATGGTGGCGAGAAAGAACCCGACCGTTTTGTAGGGCACCAGCGGTGCAAACAGCAGCGGCGTAAAGCCGATCGAAATTATGATGGCGTTGCGGCTGATGGCCATGGCCGGTTCCTCGAACATCTGGCCGACCGCGTCTTTCCAGTTGCCGGCTTTTCCGGTCAGCTCGCGCGAGCGCTGCAGAAAGTGGATGGCAAAGTCGACGCTGAGGCCGAGGGTCAGCGAAGAGAGCACCGCCACCGGCATGTCGTAATCCTTGCCGACCCAGCCGATCAGCCCGTAGATGAAGGTGATGGTTACGGTCAGCGGCAGCATGGCCAGCAGCCCGAAGAGCGGCGAGCGGAACAGCACCATCATCATGATGAGGACCACCACGAAGGAGCTGAGCAGCGCATTCATCATGCCGGCCACCATCTTGTCCTGCCATACGACGTTGAGATAGGTGAGTCCCGCCCAGCCGGTTTCGAGTTGAACCGGTGCGGGATTTTCGGACATCCAGTTTTCGATGTCGTCCACGACGGCGACCATGTCGGTATTGTCGCCGCTCTTGAGCTGAATCCAGATATTCACCTCGTTGTAATCCTTGGTGACCAGATGAAACAGACTGTCCTTTTTCTTCATGCCCTCGAGCTGGATGAAGACCTGCGCGGCGGCGGAGGGATTCGGCGGGATGGAATTAAACTGTTGGTTCTGCTCAGCGGAGGCCTCGGCCATGTAGTTCAGTTCATAGTTCGCCTTCTTGAGCGAGTCTACCGCCGAACTTGATTTTCCAATGCCTGGAACCGTTTTCATATAATCCTGCAGGTGCTCGACATAGGCCAGGATTTCCGGGCGCTTAAAAGCCGGGGCATTGGCTGTGGCGCGCGCTTCGTAAAGGAAGTCGGTGAAGGAGAGTTCCAGAAAACGGTCGCAGAAATTCAGTGCGGCATTCTGCAGTTCAGCTCCAGCCAGCTCACCCTGATCCGACAGATACTGGATGAGGTGATTTACAGATGCTTTGTCGCCGGCCTTACGGATGGCTTCAACCAGTTTTTCTTTTGTGAGGCCTTCGGGATCGAGATAAATAATTTCGTCGGCGAGGTCGTTCCAGACTCCGGATGTTTTCCGGTCCAGCGCTTCGGCTTTTTGAACGAGGTCAACAAAGCAGCGTTCCTCATCCTGTTTAAATTCCGCGGTGGACAGGATGGATTCAAATTCGGCATAGGCTTTCGGCAGCGCCTCGGCAAAACGGGCTTCGGCATCGGCTTTCATTGTTTCAATCCGTTCATCGCACGTTGCGGCCAGCACCTGCGCCGGTTTGAGCGTGAGGTAGGCGGTGTATGTGCCGCCGAAGTGGTCGTTCATCACGCGGTCGGCCACGCGGATCCGGTGGTTCCGGGTGAACCATTTGACCGGGTTGTCGTTCACAGTGATTCTGGATATGCCGATGACGGAAACCACGAGCAGAAGCAAGGTTGCGGACAGAATCAGCTTCCAGCGCAGGAAGGAAAACCGGCCCAGTCCGTGGAGGGTGCGGTTAAGCCGCGAGGGCGAAACATCGCAGCTGTCCTGGTCCTGTACGTGGCACACCGCTTCCAGGGATTTCGATCGTACAAACAGCATAATGTAGGCGGGAACAAAAGTCATGGTCAGCAGCCAGGCGAGGGCCACACCGAACGCGACGTGCAGGCCGAACACCTGTACCGGCGGGATCGGGGTGGTGCCCAGCGAGGCAAACCCGGCGATGGTGGTCAGCGAGGTGTACAGCATCGGCATGAAGAGATGCCCGATGACGTGGCGGATCGTGTCCGCCTTGTTGTGGAACTTATGATAGGTGTCGAAAAATTCGCTGAGAATGTGCACGGAATCGGCCACGGCGATCGGCATCAGAAAGATGGCAATCATGGAGCTCATGATGTGCACGTCGTAGCCCAGCCCGATCAGCAGGCCCATGGTGGCCACAACGCTCACGACGGCGACGATCATCGGCGCAATAATCAGGGAAATGCGGCGGAAGAAGAAAAGCAGCAGCAGGAAAATCGCCAGGCCGGCCATCGGGGCGGAGGTGGCCATCTGCACCAGCATTTCCACGCCGAAGGTATCCTGCGCCACGGGCTGGCCGGTAATGTAGACCTGGTCGGCGTTGTCCCAGCCGGCCGTCAGTTTTTCAATCAGGTTGGCGACGTTGTAGGAATAGGTCTTTTCCTGAATCGGAATATAGAGGGCAATCGCTTTGCCGTCGGCGGAAACCAGCGTGTCTTTATAGAGCGGGTTGTTCATCGCGTCGCGTTTGATGGAGAGCGCTTCCGCGCGGGTGGTCGGCGGCACTTCCATCAGGTATTCGATGGCCAGCTGACCGCGGTCGGCCTGCTTGATGTTATCCACCACACTCGGACTGATGATTTCCGGCGCAATGATGGCCGAGGAGCCGTCCTCGGTGAAGAGGCGGTTGACATCGTTCCCGAATACGCCCGCCAGCCCGCGCTCCCAGGCACTGTCCGATTCAAGCGCCGGGGCATAGGGCTCGCCGTTGCGGATCACTTCCGGCTGGCCGTCGGCATTCCGGTGCAGGCTGATCAGTTCGCGGGTGAGGGCATCAATTCTGCCCAGCGTCTCCACATTAAAAATGCCGTCCTCATGCTCCTCGTTCACGATGCCGACGATGACGAAATCGTAGAGGTTGTAGCGTGCTTTGACCTCGTTGTGGAACACGCGGATGTGTTCATCCTCCGCCAGCATGTTTTCCGGATCGTTGTCAAAGCTCACCTTCGGGAACTGCGCCCCGAAAAAGAGGGTGACGGCCGTGACGACCAGCAGGATGATCCAGGGAAAGCGGATGCTGAGCGATGTCATTTTCAAGCGTTTCATTTCTAACCTCTCGATGCAGTCTTTTATAAACCCGTATAAATTAACCCGCAATTAAAGTCTATTTATTTCGGCTCCCCGGCGGTCGGGGAGCACGGGAATAAACATATTCAGATATTTTAATGAGTCAATGTATAATAATATTAAAATTTCATTATATATGGATTGAATGGGGCTTGGGAAAGGGACGGTTCTCGGCCGGAGGTTGTGATCTCACCCGGCCGCAGCGATGAGGAAGAATTTTCAACCCGGTACGCCTCCTGCGGATTTCTGCTGAGAGGAAAGGCCCTGGAAAGCGTAAAAAAGAGAGAAGCGAAAAATAGGCCTGACACGAATGGCACGAAGTTAAATGTAAATCATCCTCTTTACAGGGCAGGCCGGCGGCCTGCGATACAAACCTGTACCCCGCCGTTTAGGTGGCTTCGGGGCCTGCTGGAAGCGGGCGACACGGCAATCGTACCGCAAGGCGGCTCGCCTGCACTTTTAGAGGGAAAGCCTATTCAAATGATCTAAACTTCGTGCCATTCAGGCCTGACACGAATGGCATGAAGTTAAATGTAAATCATCCTCTTTACGGGGCAGGCCGGCGGCCTGCGATACAAACCAGTACCGCAGACGGCTCGTCTGCATGCTCTAAGTTGAAGCACATTCATATGTTCTTAACTTAGTGCCATTCAGGACTGACACCTTTTCTCTCATGACCCGCTTGGGAAATAAACGTTACCTAATCAACTGGCGTTGGCCAAGTAGATGCTATGGCTGGTTCGAATCACTTTATTATAACACGGTAGAAATAAGTGTTAGTCTCTATTGAATTCGTCCAGCGAAGTCTTGAGTCATTTCCGCTAATTGGGAGGCCAACATCGATCCATGTATTGAGATCAGAAGAAGATTGGATTTGATACTGCTCGCCACTTATAGAATCCCATGAAATTACAAAATTCGATTGCTGCTGACCCGATATAACTCCTCCGGCTAATTGGGGTGAATCTGCATTTAGAGAGTATTTTATAAGTGTGGTGTTTGTATGCGAGTAGTCGTAGAACGTCGCTATGTTATCAAACACACTGTGAGCATTAAAAATTCCACCTCTGTAAGGTGCATCATATTTGGAGTAGTCTGATGTTTCACCAATTGATTCGCTTATAATTGTCGAGTTACTTACTGAGCAGAGCAGGACATCGCTACCCCCTTCTGAAAAGGAGTATATGACTAGGAATTTATCGATTGAGTGATTCGAACGGATTGCAATGTCATCATAAATTCGTTGCGTGGTTTCAATGTCGGATTGCGCTAAATAATCTCCATTATCATCTAAGACAATAATGTGAATATTTGTATACGTTGGTAAGCTGATTAGTGCAGTTTCCCCTGAAGGGAATTCTGCGATATCAACGATTTCTCCATCAAACGGCAATCCATTAGTGGGTATATCACTCAAGTCAGATTCCCATAGCTGAGTGAGCTGTGCTGCTGCTGTTCCTAATTGAAAAAGTAAGGGTAGACTTATAAGTGCAATTGTAATTTTCATTTGGCTTCCTTAATTCGAGCGTTACTCATAACCCGCTTGGGAATTATACATTGCCTTCAAAACGGGCGTTGTCCAAGTAAGGGGCTACTCGCTGGTTAGCAGTTATTTGTATTTTTCTTCCAGTTGATCCATCCAACCTCTTTTGTATGGTTCTTCTGAGGCTGCTTTTTGAAAATCTTCGTTTTTTAGTAAATCCTTGTGTTTCCACAATCCACGTCTGTTTGGTGTCTCATTTGTGATTTCAAGTTTGTGATAATTCTTGCCTAAAGGGTTGGTAAAAGAGCGTTCACGGTTTAAATGAACAGCAAAAAAGAATGAGTCTCCTTCGATCATGTAAATATAAAAATTTGGTGCTCCATTAGGAACCTTCTGGGGATCGAATTTAAAATCTACTTTCCGCTCTAACCCTTTCTCCAAAACGCTTCGGAATTTCTCAACATCTGTAACATCGAATTGTTCAGGAGTTCCCTTCGCATATTTTTGTTGGTGTGGAGCCGCAATCAGTACGTAATGCTGGGTTTTGCTTTCTCCTTGCAACGGATATTTACCAGTCTTTTTGTGATATTCCTCAATCAACTCTCCATAATATTTCATATGATTAAGTCGATAAATATCTGCATCGTGTTGATATTTTTTCTCCATCCCAAATAGAGCGAAAGAATTGGAGGATATGCAGATGAGTATGAGTATTGCTGTGAATCGTTTCATATATTTATCCTGCTAACAGTGTGTTAGACGGACAACCGTAATTCAGGGTGTTATATGGGGGTCCGTAATCTCCGATATGATCGGGTTGCGAGCCATTTTTTATAAAGAATAAAATTAATTGTTTCTATATAGAATTTATATTTTTTTAAAAAACCGATTGAATGGAAAAATCGGTCGGCTGTGGCCCTGCTGGCGGGATGGGGCGCGGGGAAGGGGAGCGCGGGGTTTGTAATTTATGCTGAATCCCGGCAGGATGATCTGAATGACAAACGATGCGTCACGGATTATGGAGAGATTGCATGTTAACCATTGATAGAATTAAAGATGCGGCAAACACCCTGGAGAATGTGGTGCTGCATACCGAGCTGATTCACAGTCCGGTGTTCAGCGAGGAGTCGGGAAATCAGGTTTATCTGAAACCGGAAAACCTGCAGCTGACCGGAGCATTCAAGTTACGCGGGGCCTATTTTAAAATGGCGAATCTGAACGATGCGGAAAAGGCGTGCGGTGTGATTTCTTCATCGGCCGGAAACCATGCGCAGGGCGTGGCTCTGGCGGCGCAGAAGCTGGGGGTGAAGGCGACGATTGTGATGCCGAAAAATACGCCGCTGATTAAAATCGAGGCGACGCGGCGATATGGAGCTTCGGTTGTTCTGGCGGGCGATTTTTATGACGAGGCGTATGCCGAAGCGCGGCGCCTGGAAAAAGAAAAAGGCCATGTTTTCATTCATCCGTTCGATGATGAAGAGGTGATGGCCGGTCAGGGGACAATCGGACTGGAAATTCTCCAGGATCTGGAACATGTGGATGCGATTCTGGTGCCGATCGGCGGTGGGGGACTGATTGCCGGAATTGCGACGGCGGTGAAGGCATTGCGGCCGGAGGTCAAGGTGATCGGCGTGGAACCGGAGGGGGCGTGTGCGATGAAGAAATCGCTCGAAGCCGGGCGCATTGTTCCCATGAAAAAAGTGGATACGATTGCCGATGGCGTGGCGGTGAAAAATCCGGGGGTGAAGACCTTTGAAATTATCCGGGATCTGGTGGACGACATTATTACGGTTCCGGACACCGGACTGATGGAATCGTTTCTCCTGCTGCTGGAACGCCATAAACTGGTGGCGGAAAATTCGGGGGTGCTGGCACTGGCGGCGCTGCATGAGCTGGGTTCCAAAGGCTGGAATGTGGTGCCGGTGGTGAGCGGCGGAAATATCGATGTGGTAACGATGTCGGCCATGATTGATAACGGTCTGGTGCGACGCGGCCGCATCTGTTGTTTTTCGGTTAATCTGCCCGATGAGCCGGGCCAGCTGCTGGCGGTTTCAAACATTCTTTCGGATGAAAATGCCAATATCATTAAGCTTGATCATAACCAGTTTAAGTCGCTCGACCGCCTGAAAGAGGTGCAGCTGGAAGTGACGGTGGAAACGAACGGCCATGCCCACGTCGGCTCCATTCTCGGTGCGCTCGAACAGCACGGTTATCAGGTCGACCGGATCTATTAGCCTTTTTGGTGAACGTGCCCAGCGGGGCGGTCTGCACTGGGCGCCAGCGCCCGCTGTAACGTGGGGGATGAGGAGAAACCCACGGTTTTTCAGGGTTCCGGCGATGGCACGGTGCATGCGGGTATGTCTTCAGGTAAAAACCAAGGAGGCAGACCATGACACCTAAATTATTCCTGGTGCTCGTACTGGGCAGTATAACCGCCGGTTGGATGCTGCAACCGGCTCTGGCCGGAAAAGGAAGAGGAAAAGGAAGAGGCGGACAGACTGTTGCCGTGATCGCGGAAGCGGAAATCGCGGATTTGCTCTTCATGCGCGAAGAGGAAAAACTGGCGCGCGATGTCTACATCTCGCTTTTTGCTGAGTGGGGGACCGGTGTGTTTGACCGTATCTCCGCTTCTGAGCAGAAGCACATGGATGCCGTGCTTGGGCTGATCAATAAATACGGACTCGCTGATCCTGCTCTGGATTTCGGCCATTTTGCCGATCCGGAGCTGCAGGAACTTTCTGAGTCGCTGGTGGTGGCCGGGTTGGGATCCGAGCTCGAAGCTCTTTATGTCGGTGCCTTGATCGAGGAAGTCGATATGGAGGATATTGTTGATGCAATGGGGCGTACGGACAAAACCGACATTCTGAATGTGTATGGCAACCTGCTGGCCGGTTCTGAAAACCATCTCCGGGCCTTTGTGCGGAATATCGAGGCCATCACCGGCGCAGCGTACGAAGCGCAGTGGATTTCCCAGACTGAGGTCGACGACATTCTGGGGCGTTGAGCACCCGGACCCGGGAGGAGGTTCCGGCCGCGGTTTGATTTTCTCCTTTCAGCGGCCGGATTTTTCTTTTTTTAAATCCGCATATATCTATACGGAATATCGCTTCTTTCGGCGGAGATTGGGCTATACGTTATGCACATGAGTAGAGATGAGCTTTCACTGAGCGGTCTGGGGGTGTTGGTGGTGGATGACGAGGGCATCCTGCGGCGCAGGATTTCCTCGTATCTGCGTAAACTGGGTGCTGATACCACGGAAGCGGAATCGCTTACGGTTGCCCGCGAACTGCTGACGGAAATGGAGTTCGACTTTATCATGCTCGATATTCATCTACCCGACGGGGTGGGGCTGGACCTGATGCGCAAGCGGGAAATTCCGGATTCAACCGGCGTGCTGGTGATGACCGCGCAGGGCGGGGTGGAAGGTGCAGTTGAAGCGATGCAGCTCGGGGCGCTGGACTATCTGGTGAAGCCGTTTGATCCCGAACTGCTTCCGCTGGTGATGGAGCGTGCACGGGGTACCCGCCAGCGGGAACGGGTGACCGAGCATGAGCGCGAGGCGGATGAGGGTGCAGGGTTCTTTTTCGGCGAGTCGCTGAATCCGCTGTATCAGCAGATGCAGAAAATTATCGCGGCAGACCTGCGGCTGGTCAACCATCTGCCGCCGATCCTCATTACAGGGGAAACCGGATCGGGGAAATCGAGCATTGCACGGTGGCTGCACCATCATGGTTCACGTTCCGACCAGCCGATGATTGAGGTCAACTGTTCC
This region of Pontiella agarivorans genomic DNA includes:
- a CDS encoding efflux RND transporter permease subunit is translated as MKRLKMTSLSIRFPWIILLVVTAVTLFFGAQFPKVSFDNDPENMLAEDEHIRVFHNEVKARYNLYDFVIVGIVNEEHEDGIFNVETLGRIDALTRELISLHRNADGQPEVIRNGEPYAPALESDSAWERGLAGVFGNDVNRLFTEDGSSAIIAPEIISPSVVDNIKQADRGQLAIEYLMEVPPTTRAEALSIKRDAMNNPLYKDTLVSADGKAIALYIPIQEKTYSYNVANLIEKLTAGWDNADQVYITGQPVAQDTFGVEMLVQMATSAPMAGLAIFLLLLFFFRRISLIIAPMIVAVVSVVATMGLLIGLGYDVHIMSSMIAIFLMPIAVADSVHILSEFFDTYHKFHNKADTIRHVIGHLFMPMLYTSLTTIAGFASLGTTPIPPVQVFGLHVAFGVALAWLLTMTFVPAYIMLFVRSKSLEAVCHVQDQDSCDVSPSRLNRTLHGLGRFSFLRWKLILSATLLLLVVSVIGISRITVNDNPVKWFTRNHRIRVADRVMNDHFGGTYTAYLTLKPAQVLAATCDERIETMKADAEARFAEALPKAYAEFESILSTAEFKQDEERCFVDLVQKAEALDRKTSGVWNDLADEIIYLDPEGLTKEKLVEAIRKAGDKASVNHLIQYLSDQGELAGAELQNAALNFCDRFLELSFTDFLYEARATANAPAFKRPEILAYVEHLQDYMKTVPGIGKSSSAVDSLKKANYELNYMAEASAEQNQQFNSIPPNPSAAAQVFIQLEGMKKKDSLFHLVTKDYNEVNIWIQLKSGDNTDMVAVVDDIENWMSENPAPVQLETGWAGLTYLNVVWQDKMVAGMMNALLSSFVVVLIMMMVLFRSPLFGLLAMLPLTVTITFIYGLIGWVGKDYDMPVAVLSSLTLGLSVDFAIHFLQRSRELTGKAGNWKDAVGQMFEEPAMAISRNAIIISIGFTPLLFAPLVPYKTVGFFLATIMAVSWLATLFILAALISGLQKWLFKNKETTDSY
- the ilvA gene encoding threonine ammonia-lyase — its product is MLTIDRIKDAANTLENVVLHTELIHSPVFSEESGNQVYLKPENLQLTGAFKLRGAYFKMANLNDAEKACGVISSSAGNHAQGVALAAQKLGVKATIVMPKNTPLIKIEATRRYGASVVLAGDFYDEAYAEARRLEKEKGHVFIHPFDDEEVMAGQGTIGLEILQDLEHVDAILVPIGGGGLIAGIATAVKALRPEVKVIGVEPEGACAMKKSLEAGRIVPMKKVDTIADGVAVKNPGVKTFEIIRDLVDDIITVPDTGLMESFLLLLERHKLVAENSGVLALAALHELGSKGWNVVPVVSGGNIDVVTMSAMIDNGLVRRGRICCFSVNLPDEPGQLLAVSNILSDENANIIKLDHNQFKSLDRLKEVQLEVTVETNGHAHVGSILGALEQHGYQVDRIY
- a CDS encoding DUF2202 domain-containing protein, with the protein product MTPKLFLVLVLGSITAGWMLQPALAGKGRGKGRGGQTVAVIAEAEIADLLFMREEEKLARDVYISLFAEWGTGVFDRISASEQKHMDAVLGLINKYGLADPALDFGHFADPELQELSESLVVAGLGSELEALYVGALIEEVDMEDIVDAMGRTDKTDILNVYGNLLAGSENHLRAFVRNIEAITGAAYEAQWISQTEVDDILGR
- a CDS encoding dihydrodipicolinate synthase family protein; translation: MHKNKTHIAVKNGTHHAAEKIVAELLMREFAQDDSVLVAIGGPGGTGKSTFARVLADGLPDAVILRLDDYKTSRVLRAEKQVFGPHPEANKLDLMQEHFAEIKAGRTFQKPVYDSPTGEARQTEAFVPRQFNLLDGEVSTYPAFREQVDFSIFIDSDWKTQLATRIDRDIETRGYDREKAIATFLQSNLREFSEYGAESKKWADLHLYCDEDYHLEIESVSDTVFLQHHDLFDSDYAEVGLKGLVVPVLTPFSENWKIDERAFIRHLEFLAQHGVHRIMVNGTTAEFFSLLPEERKQLLKLARRYFPGMIIQHAGGTGLEQNKTEVRWANDFGADAVAVLPPIYPSGLPEAGIIQYFQALEAEADVPFLLYNFPKHTGNGITPKILREVPHYGLKDSARNFELMEHTPNYFVGSSTTVFEPVQQGAAGFVSATANVRPELYAAFEMLLVDAKVEEAAVMQQEVKAYSARFSAGGIPMLKESLARKLDGYPTRVRAPLI
- a CDS encoding outer membrane lipoprotein-sorting protein; the protein is MKKLITAITAVTLALGAYAEMSVNDIVNKANEASYYAGNDGKADVEMKIIDKSGSTRTREFTLLRMNVKDGNQKFYVYFKQPADLYKQVFLVWKETGEGKNDSRWMWLPALNLKREIAPGDKRTSFVGSDFVYEDVSGRNLSEDTHELIETTDTQYIIKNVPKDPDSVEFSYYTMKIDKDTFLPRHAEYYDKTGKLYRTVEATKVETIQGYPTVIESVVSDLNTGGKTVNTFSDINYDIGLKENIFTERFLRRPPREVTR
- a CDS encoding DUF1302 family protein → MKIKKILLFLISTFTVQVSSFALDTELHGFAETRAGARTQDDPAQNQMSLGETRLQLDALTYFDAAELQIRTDFLYDGLQDDLHKIDLDRGTGFMDLRELNLLFTPIPSADVKIGRQILTWGTGDLLFINDLFPKDWNSFLLGRDEDYLKAPSDALFVSWFPAIGSFDFAYMPKFDPDRYVDGSRLSYWNGMDITGDEFTAEKRNEWFKDHEFSARFYRPVLSWEGSLYAYHGFWKSPVGYDLSANDYYFPRLNVYGASARGAVGNTLMNVEIGYYDSRENSSAFKNVPNDEVRFLSGYEREIGNELTAGFQYYVEWMQDYGGYSGTRDEFRHVLTLRLTKMAMNQNLMLSLFTFYSPSDQDTYIRPNATYTISDHWQASAYANVFLGEHDYTFFGQLQDNSNLGLSLRYSF